The window GGCGCAGGAATTAATGAAAATAACATTCAATCAATTATTGATCAAACGGGAGCTAAAGCATTTCATGCGTCTGCTAAAGATTTTGTAACTAGCCATATGAAATACCAAAATGATAAAACAAAGATGGGAAGCATTGAAAATGAATATCAATATGAATTAACTTCAGTTGATAACGTAAATGCGCTTGTCAAAATAATGAAGATGAATTAATGGCCCAAATTTTTAAGCCATATATTTTTCTAGCGCTTATTGGTGTAATACTGATACTGCTCTCATTTTTTATACCAACTTCAAATTTTGTTATTAGTATTTATGATACTTACATTGGTATTATGAATGTAGAATTCTGTAAACTGTTCGCTATATTTCTATTTTCGTTGGCTTTAATATATAGGCTGCTGGATAAGTATTTATTTTACACTTTTATAAGTTGGACACATATAATTTTGTCAGTTTTATTGCCCCTTGTTGTTACCTAGTTAAGTTATGATCTTCAAAAATCCTTAGCATTAATAGAACTTACAGATTTAAGTTCATTAAACTATATGTATCATACCAAACGCATAATCAATATTATTACCTCAATATTCGTAATCGTACAAATTGCTTCAATCATCCATTTCTTAACTGGATTAATCAAAGTTATTAGATCAGTGAGAAAGTCAAAATCAATTTAATTTCACATACACCTATAATTCAGATAATTAATTATATTTAATCAACCAATAAACTAAATTAATTATCATGAAAAAGATCTTCTCAATACTCCTAATTACAATAATTTTTGTAGCATGCAAAAATAAAGAAGTTGATACAATTGATTCTACACAATCAGATGCATCCAAGTATCCATATTCACTTAAAAAAGTTCAAGGCTGGCAAATGAATTCAGATAGCAAAAACATGATTACTGCTATGATGCTAATTAAAACATTTGAAAAATTTGATACCGCAGGTATGGGAAAAATTTTGGCGGATAGCGTAGAGTTTGATTTAGATGGCTACCAGTTTAAAGGAACTAAATCTCTATTCTTAAAACAAATACAAGGCGAATTTGCTAAAATGGCCAGTTTCAAAATTGATATGGAAGATGCTGAATCTGTTATAAATAAGGATAAAAGCGAAGAATGTGTAAGTCTGTGGTATAACCAGATTTCTACAACTAAAGAAGGTAAAATCGATACAATTAATTTGTATAATGATATAAAATTGAAGAATGGGAAGGTTATCAGATTATCTGAATATGCTCAACACCCAATGAAAAAGTTATAGAGAGTTTATTATTGAATTTTTATTTATCTCCACTTCCGGGCACAAAATGTAAGCCTGGCGTTAAGTAATGCAATAGAACTACCCTCGAATATCTATAATTTATAGGTGAAAGAATTAGGACACCTGCTAAAATTAAGCTTACAAAATACCAAAGGTTTTCATAAACAAGCGGCAGACCCAAAACGTAAGAAGCCACACTTATGGAAATAATTTCGGCCACATTCATAGCGTAACTTACAAACATAGCTACATA is drawn from Pedobacter mucosus and contains these coding sequences:
- a CDS encoding DUF983 domain-containing protein, encoding MAALSKFQAFIQCKCPRCRKGDIFTGSAYAIRLQKTNIHCPHCNLKFEREPGFFYVAMFVSYAMNVAEIISISVASYVLGLPLVYENLWYFVSLILAGVLILSPINYRYSRVVLLHYLTPGLHFVPGSGDK